A window from Dioscorea cayenensis subsp. rotundata cultivar TDr96_F1 chromosome 10, TDr96_F1_v2_PseudoChromosome.rev07_lg8_w22 25.fasta, whole genome shotgun sequence encodes these proteins:
- the LOC120270991 gene encoding uncharacterized protein LOC120270991: MAMASSALLVLPLSPPSPAKTKTFLHIHVQPNPYPSHHYQKPHQFTTLALQETKEGADTAEETTKKYGLEVGLWKIFSSNEGNDKETGKSKTDQAKELLAKYGGAYLATSITLSLISFSLCYLLVNAGIDVQALLAKVGIATNETGEKVGTFALAYAAHKAASPIRFPPTVALTPIVASWIGKKQVKEEDK, from the exons ATGGCCATGGCCTCCTCAGCCTTGCTTGTACTCCCtctttctcctccttctccggCCAAAACCAAGACATTTCTCCACATTCATGTCCAACCAAACCCCTACCCATCTCACCACTACCAAAAACCCCATCAGTTTACAACTCTCGCTCTTCAAGAAACCAAAGAAGGGGCAGACACTGCTGAAGAGACCACCAAAAAGTATGGGCTAGAAGTTGGATTATGGAAG ATATTTAGCTCAAATGAAGGGAATGATAAAGAGACAGGGAAATCAAAGACAGATCAAGCTAAGGAATTACTAGCTAAGTATGGAGGAGCCTACCTGGCAACATCAATCACTCTGTCCTTGATCTCTTTCTCCCTCTGCTATCTCCTTGTCAATGCTGGAATTGATGTTCAGGCCCTGCTCGCCAAG GTTGGGATTGCAACAAATGAAACTGGGGAGAAGGTTGGGACGTTTGCACTGGCTTATGCTGCTCATAAGGCTGCGTCACCTATCAGGTTTCCTCCAACTGTGGCACTCACCCCCATTGTTGCTAGTTGGATAGGAAAGAAGCAAGTCAAGGAAGAGGATAAATGA
- the LOC120270036 gene encoding increased DNA methylation 1-like gives MEPLWMQNGSESGNKAMNGKFLVLNIGTNTVGVGNHCTFSKPSDNFYPNPIERFSNQSNPGSAHTCSNSTQKEPSTWPSSNRNRVLKRNKEDHECISQNKKRKIGSSTSRSTRRKLNSATFDKNPSSASSADGNGMHVSESGPPPWHLVSLLHLFGWKVVPRPEFDDHIYMSPGGVSYFSFSKAYEMFLQGTSKYNKDVAFVTPQSSNSSYVPWISIFDSRSVSQPAAITIAAASAATAAPPADSDCRTRGIDKSFAAMEIVKATEPSLISDEASQPASLQGIDARDRTVVVDEWLRNRFSDVFNDKNSNHDMHGDGRLPMVENLSQIGCRQSPIESNLYVSEASGNDLCLNVYGVSNDTMKQMPNTSVVENLVCNTSEAQVAERTACMPECEFMDIMVKNQSNEPSRDCKSPEVRRLSLLAQLDADLMAEASLLNSTKSLVNPITRKDEEKPSDSMLHEKICSSTSQRCRTGETKRMNRRNIGLNEKRQSNVAHSRSRRSSRINGKHVDSDKELNKKVGADDNLSYSHMAVNGVATKDKEEATFNSSYVVTQENRPPGSDGTLISKQTNAEGSENQNVKIHERRESYMLRSTKKVKALMFTRSSASSKGIGEQPSLTEKCHPSSKTKRKAGRGKGVKKKTKSRGCGLTVRRNAKNNHQEVNQCHPKFSILSWLIDSGTLTENEKVVYIKENRRVNAATGLITRGGIWCHCCEEVIPPSEFELHAGSNLHQPWDHIFRMSGKSLMQCLTVAWEKEKKRRKPGHQTLGASDDDDSDDTCGVCADGGHLICCDACPSTFHQDCLMLKALPEGSWYCPYCRCPFCMVAEDGSYVASEVLTLHSCKQCGCKYHQECAWANAIGEMDSVQSSLCGINCQKVAAQLSDIVGITNPIEGGLSWTLLRRLDEEERGICRQISSLQMECNAKLSLALLVLHECFVPLVDQRTGVDKISQAVYNCGSNFNRLNYEGFYTIILEKNGEIITAATLRFHGTHLAEMPFIGTQPSYQRKGMCRHLLKAIELVLYSLNIKKLIIPAIPDLLETWTRSFGFRPLEQSDKDEIRNLSMMVFAGTTLLQKSICNTEETNTRRNICSRGDGVNIREAFEGGRHMRSNIIDTQLSTFSPGLFAILHPEVRTSV, from the exons ATGGAGCCCCTGTGGATGCAGAATGGATCAGAGTCAGGGAATAAAGCAATGAATGGCAAGTTCCTGGTGCTGAACATTGGAACTAATACTGTTGGAGTGGGCAATCATTGCACATTCTCTAAACCATCCGACAATTTCTACCCAAATCCCATAGAGAGATTCAGCAATCAAAGCAATCCAGGCAGTGCACACACTTGTTCTAATTCTACACAGAAAGAGCCTTCTACCTGGCCTTCTTCCAATCGAAACAGGGTGTTGAAGAGGAACAAGGAAGATCATGAATGTATTTCACAGAATAAGAAGAGGAAGATTGGCAGCTCAACATCAAGATCAACTAGAAGAAAGTTGAACTCGGCTACATTTGATAAGAACCCTTCCAGTGCCTCATCTGCAGATGGCAATGGAATGCATGTCTCAGAGTCTGGACCCCCTCCATGGCACCTTGTGAGCCTCTTGCACTTATTTGGTTGGAAGGTAGTGCCTCGACCTGAATTTGATGATCATATCTACATGTCCCCTGGTGGTGTTTCATATTTCTCCTTCTCGAAAGCATATGAGATGTTTCTCCAAGGAACTTCCAAATATAATAAGGATGTGGCATTTGTTACACCTCAGAGCAGCAATAGTAGTTATGTCCCATGGATCTCTATTTTTGACAGCAGATCAGTCTCACAACCTGCTGCTATTACTATTGCTGCTGCTtctgctgctactgctgctCCTCCTGCTGATAGTGATTGTAGAACTAGAGGAATTGATAAGAGTTTTGCTGCCATGGAAATTGTCAAGGCTACTGAACCAAGTTTGATATCTGATGAAGCATCCCAACCCGCATCATTGCAGGGGATTGATGCGAGAGATAGAACTGTTGTTGTGGATGAATGGTTGAGAAACAGATTTTCTGATGTGTTCAATGATAAAAATAGCAATCATGACATGCATGGAGATGGAAGATTGCCTATGGTGGAGAATTTATCTCAAATTGGTTGTCGACAGAGCCCTATTGAAAGCAATTTATATGTATCAGAAGCTTCTGgcaatgatttatgtttgaaTGTTTATGGAGTCAGCAATGATACAATGAAACAAATGCCTAACACTTCAGTAGTGGAAAACTTAGTATGCAACACATCTGAGGCCCAGGTTGCCGAGAGAACTGCTTGCATGCCAGAATGTGAGTTTATGGATATTATGGTTAAGAATCAAAGCAATGAGCCGAGCAGAGACTGTAAATCACCTGAAGTTAGGAGGTTGAGTCTTCTTGCACAGCTTGATGCAGATTTAATGGCCGAAGCTAGCTTATTAAATTCAACCAAATCTTTGGTCAACCCAATTACcagaaaagatgaggaaaagcCAAGTGATAGCATGTTGCATGAGAAGATTTGTTCTTCTACAAGCCAAAGATGCAGGACTGGTGAAACAAAACGAATGAATCGTAGAAATATTGGCCTTAATGAAAAAAGGCAGAGTAATGTTGCTCACTCTAGAAGCAGGAGATCTTCACGCATAAATGGGAAACATGTTGATTCAGACAAGGAACTAAATAAAAAGGTAGGAGCTGATGATAACTTATCATATTCTCATATGGCAGTCAATGGAGTGGCAACCAAGGATAAGGAAGAAGCAACTTTTAATTCATCATATGTTGTGACTCAGGAAAACAGACCTCCTGGGTCAGATGGCACACTAATATCAAAGCAAACTAATgcagaaggatctgaaaaccaAAATGTGAAAATTCATGAAAGACGGGAGAGTTATATGTTAAGGAGCACTAAGAAGGTGAAAGCATTAATGTTCACTAGGAGTTCTGCTTCATCTAAAGGCATAGGGGAACAACCTTCTCTTACTGAAAAATGTCATCCATCATCTAAAACTAAAAGGAAGGCAGGGAGAGGTAAAGGagtaaagaagaaaacaaagagtcGTGGATGTGGTCTCACGGTTAGGAGAAATGCGAAGAATAATCATCAAGAGGTGAATCAATGTCACCCGAAATTCAGCATATTATCATGGTTGATAGATTCAGGCACTCTGACTGAAAATGAAAAGGTTGTGTACATTAAAGAGAACAGGAGGGTTAATGCTGCAACAGGTTTAATAACTAGAGGTGGCATTTGGTGTCATTGCTGTGAGGAGGTCATACCACCATCAGAATTTGAATTGCATGCTGGTAGCAACCTTCACCAGCCCTGGGATCATATTTTCCGCATGTCTGGGAAATCATTGATGCAATGCCTCACTGTTGCCtgggagaaagaaaaaaagaggagaaaacCAGGCCACCAAACTTTGGGAGCTAGTGATGACGATGATAGCGATGACACGTGTGGTGTTTGTGCTGATGGTGGGCACTTGATATGCTGTGATGCTTGTCCTTCTACTTTTCATCAAGACTGTCTGATGCTCAAG GCACTGCCAGAGGGAAGTTGGTACTGTCCATACTGTAGGTGTCCATTTTGCATGGTGGCTGAGGATGGATCCTACGTAGCAAGCGAGGTTTTAACCTTACATTCATGCAAGCAATGTGGTTGTAAAT ATCACCAAGAATGTGCTTGGGCAAATGCTATCGGAGAGATGGACTCTGTGCAATCATCCCTCTGTGGAATCAATTGTCAGAAG GTTGCTGCTCAACTATCTGATATTGTTGGTATTACAAATCCTATTGAAGGGGGGTTGTCATGGACTTTATTGAGACGTCTTGATGAAGAAGAGAGAGGCATCTGTAGGCAGATATCTTCTCTTCAAATGGAATGTAATGCAAAGCTTTCCTTAGCTCTCCTTGTGCTTCATGAGTGTTTTGTCCCTCTGGTGGATCAAAGGACTGGTGTGGACAAGATTTCCCAAGCTGTCTACAACTGTGG GTCAAACTTTAATCGTCTGAACTATGAAGGATTTTACACCATAATATTGGAGAAGAATGGAGAAATCATTACAGCTGCGACATTAAG gTTTCATGGGACACATTTAGCTGAAATGCCCTTCATTGGAACACAACCTTCATATCAAAGGAAAGGCATGTGTCGGCACCTTCTCAAAGCAATTGAATTG GTGCTCTATTCATTAAACATCAAGAAGCTGATTATTCCCGCCATTCCTGATTTGCTAGAGACATGGACTAGATCTTTTGGTTTCAGACCTCTAGAGCAATCCGATAAAGATGAAATCAGGAACCTCAGCATGATGGTTTTTGCTGGGACAACTTTACTTCAAAAGTCTATTTGCAACACTGAAGAAACAAATACAAGAC GCAATATTTGCAGCAGAGGTGACGGTGTTAATATCAGGGAAGCCTTCGAGGGAGGACGGCACATGAGATCAAACATTATCGATACTCAACTTTCTACCTTTTCTCCAGGTTTATTTGCTATTCTTCATCCTGAAGTTAGAACTTCAGTATAA
- the LOC120270593 gene encoding protein SMAX1-LIKE 3-like, whose protein sequence is MRAGGCTVQQALTPEAAYIVKQAVNLARRRGHAQVTPLHVANAMLSSTTSLLRAACLQSKSHPLQCKALELCFNVALNRLPASSSSGPMLGPHHHHQPPSLSNALVAAFKRAQAHQRRGSIETQQQPLLAVKIELEQLIISILDDPSVSRVMREAGFSSTQVKSNVEQAVSLDVSSSPTSSNPNPNPNKPKDISSSSTTITATTTTTTSSSSLLTASPVRSEDVGAVIQSLVSKRRTSVVFVGECLTITEGVVRGVMDRVEKQDVPETLRNLQFITLPLFSFANMCRDEVEKKMVELQCVVRACCAGRGVVLYLGDLKWAADYREKTGRSTTSSYTYCPVEHVTMEIGRLVCGGINNYINGVSGGHEARFWLMGIATYQTYMKCRAGQLPLETLWGLQPLIVPAGSLGLSLNYDSCNSQNQQMKSKKNGDAASFWTLVDDGAGDQLNCCTDYSVKFESTDSQSRSRSRSQSRADISSTSLPSWLQQYKEESKRSETTTTTTTTTTNDQDCNNVQVFKWINSTSSSHKLHRQHPSEMTIHFASASLSSSSISSHGHHYSLQKTNPHHQIWSSETMNECLELNSTSFPHVSITIPNNPNSASSSDTMEMDQLSGKFKELNAGNLKTLCNALERKVSWQKGIIPDIASTILQCRSGMMRRDRSRMHKEETWLFFQGGDEEGKIRIARELASLVFDSSTNLVTISLSNFSSTRSGSSDDLRNKRSRSQESHSYLEKFFDSVRYNPHRVFLLEDIEQVDYNSQMGIKTVIETGKVQSSCGDDVCVSDAIVILSCVSFDSRSRACSPPVRHKSDSEEEKDDDCEKDVVGSSICLDLNLCAGDEEDGGDSFLDDVGLLESVDRSCFFQLPEDL, encoded by the exons ATGAGAGCAGGAGGTTGCACAGTGCAACAAGCCTTAACACCAGAAGCAGCATACATAGTAAAACAAGCAGTGAACTTAGCTCGTCGACGAGGCCATGCTCAAGTAACTCCTCTCCATGTAGCCAACGCCATGCTCTCCTCCACCACCAGCCTTCTCCGTGCTGCTTGTCTTCAATCCAAATCTCATCCTCTTCAGTGTAAGGCTCTTGAGCTTTGCTTTAATGTCGCGCTTAATCGTCTTCCGGCTTCTTCGTCTTCTGGACCGATGCTTGGTCCTCACCATCATCACCAGCCACCTTCCTTGTCTAACGCTCTTGTTGCTGCCTTTAAACGAGCTCAAGCTCACCAACGCCGTGGATCCATTGAGACTCAACAACAACCACTTTTAGCAGTGAAGATAGAGTTAGAGCAGCTGATCATATCCATTTTAGATGATCCTAGTGTTAGCAGAGTCATGAGAGAAGCTGGTTTTTCAAGTACCCAAGTGAAGAGCAATGTTGAGCAAGCTGTTTCTTTAGATGTCTCTTCTTCACCTACATCctcaaacccaaaccctaaccctaataaaCCAAAAGATATCTCCTCATCTTCTACTACTATTActgctactactactactactacttcttcttcttctctcttaaCAGCAAGTCCAGTGAGGAGTGAGGATGTTGGGGCTGTTATTCAGAGTTTAGTCAGCAAAAGAAGAACAAGTGTTGTGTTTGTAGGGGAGTGCTTAACCATCACTGAAGGAGTAGTGAGAGGAGTTATGGATAGAGTTGAGAAACAAGATGTGCCTGAGACTTTGAGAAACTTGCAGTTCATAACCCTCCCTCTCTTCTCATTTGCCAACATGTGTAGAGAtgaagtggagaagaagatggttgAGCTTCAATGTGTTGTGAGAGCTTGTTGTGCTGGCAGAGGTGTTGTGCTTTACTTGGGTGACCTTAAGTGGGCAGCTGACTACAGAGAGAAAACTGGAAGAAGTACTACTTCATCATATACTTACTGTCCTGTTGAGCATGTGACCATGGAGATTGGGAGATTGGTTTGTGGTgggattaataattatattaatggaGTTTCAGGAGGTCATGAAGCAAGGTTTTGGCTTATGGGGATTGCTACTTACCAGACTTACATGAAGTGCAGGGCAGGGCAACTGCCATTAGAGACTCTTTGGGGTCTTCAACCTCTCATTGTTCCTGCTGGAAGCTTGGGTTTGAGTCTTAACTATGATAG TTGTAATTCACAAAACCAGCAgatgaagagtaaaaagaatgGAGATGCAGCTTCTTTCTGGACTTTGGTTGATGATGGAGCTGGAGATCAGCTCAATTGCTGCACTGATTATTCTGTGAAGTTTGAGAGTACTGATTCGCAAAGCCGAAGCCGAAGCCGAAGCCAAAGCCGAGCAGATATATCAAGCACAAGCCTGCCTTCTTGGCTCCAACAATACAAAGAAGAAAGCAAGAGATCAgaaaccaccaccaccaccaccaccaccaccactaatgatcag GATTGTAATAATGTTCAAGTGTTCAAGTGGATTAACTCTACTTCTTCATCCCACAAACTACACCGGCAACATCCTTCTGAGATGACAATACATTTCGCTTCAGCTTCACTGTCTTCATCATCAATCTCTTCTCATGGTCACCATTACAGCTTGCAAAAGACTAATCCTCATCACCAAATCTGGTCATCAGAAACCATGAATGAATGCTTAGAGTTGAACTCCACCTCCTTCCCCCATGTCTCAATAACCATACCCAATAATCCTAACTCAGCTTCTTCCAGTGACACCATGGAAATGGATCAGCTCTCTGGCAAGTTCAAGGAACTCAATGCAGGGAACCTCAAGACACTATGCAATGCATTGGAGAGGAAAGTCTCATGGCAAAAAGGTATCATCCCTGATATAGCTAGCACCATCCTCCAATGCCGTTCCGGCATGATGAGAAGAGATAGATCAAGAATGCACAAGGAGGAGACTTGGTTGTTCTTCCAAGGTGgtgatgaagaaggaaaaattagaATAGCTAGAGAGCTTGCCAGCCTAGTCTTTGATTCATCTACAAATTTAGTAACCATATCACTCAGTAACTTCTCGTCGACGAGGTCTGGCTCAAGTGATGATCTCCGTAACAAGAGATCAAGATCTCAAGAAAGTCATAGCTATTTAGAGAAGTTCTTCGACTCGGTTCGTTACAACCCGCATCGTGTCTTCTTGTTGGAGGATATAGAGCAAGTTGATTATAACTCACAGATGGGTATCAAGACTGTCATTGAGACAGGAAAAGTGCAAAGTTCTTGTGGTGATGATGTTTGTGTTAGTGATGCAATTGTTATATTAAGTTGTgttagttttgattcaagatcAAGAGCTTGCTCTCCTCCAGTGAGGCATAAGTCAGATagtgaagaagagaaagatgatGATTGTGAGAAGGATGTTGTTGGTTCAAGTATTTGTTTGGATTTGAATCTTTGTGCCGGAGACGAAGAAGACGGTGGAGATAGTTTTCTTGATGATGTTGGTCTTCTTGAATCAGTGGATAGATCTTGCTTCTTTCAGTTGCCAGAGGACTTGTGA
- the LOC120270990 gene encoding transcription factor E2FB-like — translation MSGERDAGNQGSKLQIVKPMSRRAPLRSIFGNLDDYHRFSDADDRRVDMAEEAIVIKTPLKRKLELEDDKVARSSELTPSSGCVAVSSPLLTPVSSKGDRIYGRAKVAKYNNSEPQTPMSDVGSPRNIHSTPVGCRYDCSLGFLTKKFVNLLKQAPDHTIDLNTAAETLEVKKRRIYDITNVLEGIGLIEKAIKNRIHWKGLDELSTGNGDDNVSVMQGEVENLSIQEHDLDDRISEMQEKVKGLSQDENNQRWLFVTEEDIKRIPCFQNETLIAIKAPHGATMEVPDPDEQTGDHHERRYRIVLRSNMGPIDVYLVSQFEEMHPPTSNLVSVERSAVSTVTENITGNAIEQQNAHDTQQAFSNTTTSEDFIGGIRRILPSEIHHDTDYWLLSEADVSMTDMWRTPSDASWNWMDGLNLDALNEGHSMASPQTPSSGVQVTPPSKTDSKT, via the exons ATGTCTGGTGAACGAGATGCTGGAAATCAGGGTTCGAAGCTGCAGATCGTGAAGCCGATGAGCCGTCGCGCTCCGTTGAGGTCCATATTTGGGAACCTTGATGATTATCATCGGTTTTCTGATGCCGATGATCGGCGGGTGGACATGGCTGAGGAGGCCATCGTCATTAAGACACCA TTGAAGAGAAAGCTTGAACTTGAAGATGACAAAGTTGCTAGATCAAGTGAGTTGACTCCTAGCTCAGGATGTGTTGCAGTTAGCAGTCCCCTCCTTACACCAGTATCAAGCAAGGGGGATAGAATCTATGGCAGGGCCAAGGTTGCAAAGTACAATAATTCCGAACCTCAAACTCCTATGTCAGATGTAG GTTCCCCTCGTAACATTCATTCAACACCTGTTGGGTGCCGTTATGACTGTTCTTTAG GATTCTTGACAAAAAAGTTCGTCAATTTGCTCAAACAGGCCCCGGATCACACAATTGATTTGAATACTGCAGCAGAAACTCTGGAG GTGAAGAAGAGACGGATTTATGATATCACAAATGTTTTGGAAGGAATTGGACTGATTGAAAAGGCAATCAAGAATAGAATTCATTGGAA GGGTCTTGACGAATTGTCTACAGGGAATGGAGATGATAATGTTTCAGTAATGCAG GGAGAAGTTGAAAATCTTTCCATTCAGGAGCACGACTTAGATGATCGTATAAG TGAAATGCAAGAAAAGGTAAAGGGTCTTAGTCAAGATGAAAACAATCAAAG GTGGCTTTTTGTCACTGAAGAGGACATCAAGCGGATACCCTGCTTTCAG AATGAAACTCTAATAGCAATTAAAGCCCCTCATGGCGCTACAATGGAAGTTCCAGACCCTGATGAG CAAACCGGTGACCATCATGAGAGAAGATATCGAATTGTCCTTCGAAGCAACATGGGTCCGATAGATGTTTACCTTGTTAG TCAATTTGAGGAGATGCACCCACCTacatcaaatttggtgtctGTTGAGCGGTCTGCTGTATCCACAGTCACAGAAAATATCACAGGGAATGCAATTGAGCAACAAAATGCTCATGATACCCAGCAGGCATTCTCAAATACAACTACTTCAGAGGACTTTATTGGTGGCATTAGGAGAATTCTTCCTTCAGAGATCCAT CACGATACTGACTACTGGCTTTTATCTGAAGCCGATGTCAGTATGACAGACATGTGGAGAACACCAT CGGATGCTTCATGGAATTGGATGGACGGACTTAATTTAGATGCATTAAACGAGGGCCATAGCATGGCATCACCACAAACCCCTTCATCTGGCGTTCAAGTTACACCACCATCTAAAACAGACTCGAAGACTTAA
- the LOC120270939 gene encoding uncharacterized protein LOC120270939, producing MGNKPEKQAQKPDGIFVKAMPPLDQTYVRWLARDLERLYGVAPKAPKAIKPPDHYIEYMRMYGMLDVDLNDADLDEVLKK from the coding sequence ATGGGGAATAAGCCTGAGAAACAAGCTCAGAAACCCGATGGGATTTTCGTGAAGGCTATGCCTCCACTAGACCAAACTTATGTTCGATGGCTTGCTCGCGACCTTGAGAGGCTGTATGGTGTTGCTCCAAAGGCTCCGAAGGCGATAAAGCCACCGGACCATTATATCGAATACATGCGCATGTATGGAATGCTGGATGTGGACTTAAATGATGCAGACCTTGATGAAGTGCTAAAAAAGTAG